The stretch of DNA GACTTTTCTTGTTCCTGTGATGAAAAATGAAATACTGTGACTTGGCTGGAGCACTCAGGGTCACACCTATTAATATTTTATTGCAGGTAGAGAAGGCACAAAGCAGCACAGGTGAGAACAagcccccagctgccccatcaaGGCACCCTGGCCGTGCGCTGTGCAATATGAAATACGTCTCACCACAGGCACGAGTGTGACTTCAGAATTTGAGCTGGGAGTTGGTGGCTTCTGCCACACAGAATGACACACAGAACAACCACAGGGCTTTGTTAAACCAGATCTCCTGTGTGAGCAGAGAAGTGGGATGCTCCTTCAGATGGAACATGTAAACAGGCCAGACATGCACACACACTGCATGCAGGAAAGAGAGTTCTGTACAGAAGTGACTTCTTTCCATCTGGGAACCGAGTTTATTTTTGGAAATTTCCAGCCACTTCTGCAGTACTCCTGCCAAGGTCCCACTGACACAGAAGTGTCCTGCTCCATGCACATTCACAAATTCCCTCTCTGGCAAGGGCACATTttagggaaacaaaacaaaatgatccCATGCTGTAATCTCAGAACAATTTAGAGACTGAGCACGGTCCCCTCTCTGGGGCTGCAGTGCAGAGGGTCCCCTGTCAAATGGAAAGACCAGGTTCCCCCCACCCTCCCTGGAGCAGAGGGACCCTCGAGCAGCTCCCACCTCCTTGACGGCGCTCTGGATCAGGCGGTTGGCTGCCTGCAGGTCCGCGGGGCGgctgctcctcagcagcctggccaggAGCTGTGGGGCACAGACGGgcagcagtgagcagcagcagtgagcagcagcagcccctggccctgtgcACGCTGCTGCAGAACGGCTCCATCATCCCGGAGACTCTCAGCTCCTGTCCCACAGCCCAGTCCAGGCTACACTGctcctgcacacactgctggtcAGCACTAGGGACTCTGGCTCTGCAGAACTCCTGTAAGACCTGGAGAAGCCCTCCCTTGGGGAGATTTCATGGAAACTGATGTTTTTCTGTAAAAAAGTTTCACTGTTTTCTAAGGAAATGTTTCTGACAAAGCTTCAGAGAGTTCTCTAGCTGTTGCACTGCAGGAGGCATCAGCATTATTCTGAGATTGTCTCAAACAGCAGAAGGTCCCAAAATATTACTGAGCCTCTTTTGTCATCAGGACAAAACAGAGGGTGGGGCATGAAGACTCTAAGGTTTACCTTGGACTTCTCTTCATCTGTGTCAAAAATAGAATTCTGAGGTCTTGGAGAAGGGGGAGGTAAAATTTTGTCTTCTGGCAGTTTGGGATCTTCTTTTACAATCCCTGGAACAGGTAACAGTACTTGTTCAGTGATGCCCAAGCTGCTGAAACTCGATGCCTAGCAGTGCATGAGGTTTTGCACAGATTTCCAGATTAAAACACCACTGACGACCACTAAATATAATGGAGTGGATGAAAAAATCCACCCCAGGATCCCTCTGAACTCATGTCTCATAACCCTGGGAGATATTCCAGGGCAAAGATCAGCTCTGAGCCTGTTCTGTGCTTTTCCCCTGCCCACAGTGTGAGCAGAGGCCTCAGAGTAGTCTGAGCTGTGCTCAGGAAGGCTGTTCTTTGGAAAATCCCTTTAAACAGTTCCATGCATCCTTCAGAACCCAGCCAGCCTGGGACCTTTGTCCCTTTTCCTCACACACAGCACGTTAGGAAAAAGCTGAGTCACAAGCTGAGGGGGGCAGATATCTGTGGGGGAAGCCATGGGCTCAGGAGGCTAAAAAGGAAACTGAAATAACAGAACTGAACCTTGTTTCTTCAGCATCTGATAAGCATCCTGGATTTTGACTTCCTGAGGAAACCAGACTGTCCAACTGAATATCACTTCTGTGACCCTCGACTTGACTTTTTCTGAAGACCAAATTCCATAGTACTGAAAACAAGACAGTAAAGAAAGACAAAAATCTCAAATGAGAATCACACACACATACTATAATAATCAAAATTAAACCACTTCAAACTCCTCTGATCAGTTATTGAATCCAAAACCCAATGCAGGTTATTTTAGTGAAAACATTCTGTGCTTGACTTTAAACACTCTCCTTAACTGCTGCAATGCAGTCACAGCACTGGCCTCTGACACAGGAAAAcggaacaaaaccagaaacaaacaTTATTCATTATTATCTCTTATCAGCATATGGGTGCTTTCTCCATTTTCTCTCATTACTGCCTATGACCACTCCTTTAACTATAAAAACACAAACTTCCCAAGGCCAGCATTTCCAACTGATTAAATGATACCTGTCCTCTCAGAGCAGTAACAGAATTGTCTTCAGTGATATGTGCTTCAGAGTCTGTGGTTTCACTGAAATTCTGTTATCAAGCCTGAGACTCAGACAATGAGTTTTGTTCTTCTGTTGAGCACTTCTTTGCAATCAGCTTTTTACAGCTCTGCCCTTGGGCTGATGCAATGGAAAATGAAACGTGCCCCAGTGGTAAATGTGTGCAGGAGCCACCAGGAAGGGAAATGGGTGGTGTGATGCTCAGAGGGTGTCTCAGGCAGGCCCAGCCCCATGAAGAGGAGCATGGCCAGAAGATCCCACTGCCTCTGAGAAAGCAGAGTGCATTCCTTATCCCAAAACACCCTGTAAGCACCACCACCACCTACCTTTGGGGAAAGCACTTTAATCAGCTCATTCAGAAACCTGAATTTTGCCATTTCACTGTGAAATCTGTCACCGCAGTTGTTCACACAAGTCtccagcacctgcaaagagcaaAATGTTACCAACAGGAACTGAAAACACAAGGCTTGGGGAGCTTTCAAAAATTTTGTCACTATATTACTAAATCTAAGAACTTTCTGACACTGCAGTCACCAACACAAGAGACTGAGAAAGTCATGCAGCAAGAACATGTTTTATTCCTTCATCCAGCCTTCCTAAGCAGCACATTTAAAGCCACCTGCTCTGTTCTACCCATCACTAACAACTTTTGAGCTCTTGCCTCGGTGGTGGGACACAGCTcacacagccagagctgcagacCAACAAACAcctcagcagagcagctgggcaggaacaGAAGCAGTTACTGCCCCCACTGTGCCCTGGTTCCTGCAGCCCTTGTGCAAGGGAAAGTTAAATGGAGAGGTAtccaagagaaagagagagacacTGACATCTAAGAGCAAAGGAAGAGAGAGCTATCCTGTCTGCTCTGTTCTACCTGCCAGCTCTGATTCCCCGTGACTGCTCCGTGTGCTGATGGAAGTACTCACTGTGAGGGCATGCAGGGCTTCCCCCTCCTGAGGGGACTGGATTTTGTGTGCCAGCAGCCTCAGCGCAAACCACGGGCTGGGGAAGAGCAAAGCAAGTCACAGCGTGCACGAGCTCCCAGGAAGAGCAGATGCTGCTGGGCTCCCAGCAGGACAGACAGCCTTCCTTGGGCACAGTGCTGGCCAGGGACACTGCACACACGCAGGGCTGAACTGGtgacccagcactgccccagggctgccctttgGGAGGGAGCAGAGGCACAGGCTGGGGGAGTCCCTCCCCAGGCAccagagctggctctgcagctgcaggagctccagTGACAGCCGGGAcagcctgtgccagctcctgggCACGTGTGGGTGCCAGGCCATGAGCTCTGAACTCAGCCTGCTCTAAACACTGGGATGATCACTAAGGTTTGACAGGTCACTAGCTTGATTGGTCCCTGCTACTTCCCACAGAGGCCAGACTGCCAGCTGGAAGGTGAGGAAACCTCAGCAGAGATCCTTCCCTTGTCTGAAAagctgaggctgagctgcctGGGGGCTCCCCTGCAGAACCCCACAGCAGAATCCTTGTGCAGACTCCTAAGGACATGgccagcaggacctgctgccccgTGGGCTCCAGCACTGATGTCAGAGCCCGTTCCCTGACATCACCCTCCACCACACTGGCACACTCCTATTTCCAACTCGTATTTCCAACTCCTTTCTGCTCCCAGGAGGGGCAGAGCCCAGCGAGCCCCCTCAGctccccacagcacagccccagacaCAGCCTGGGCGAGCACAAAGAGCTCTGTGTCTGCCTTACCCCTCCGTGGCAGCGTTCACCTGCTCGCAGAACCGCTGGATGCATTCCCAGTTCTCCTCGGAGACACTCGGGTCAGTGGCCTCATCTTACAGAGGAGAAAAACAAGAGAGGAAGAAGGAAAGCCCAGGCTCGGTGTgagccagtgcccagagcaggaaGCAGCTCAGACctcgctgctgccgctgctccaGAGCTTTCTGTAGCAGAAAGGGGAGATCCAGGACGAGCAGGAAACAGCTGTTACTAAAGCCTGCCTAAAAACATAGCCCCAAGCACACACTTAAAGTCAAGCACAGCCTGACAACAGCAGATGTTGCTTTTAGCAGGAGAAACTTAAAAACCATTTACAGGCAGCTCTCCCGAGACCACTACAAAACTTGTGCTGGAACACAGGCAGTTTACACATTAGCACAGCTGAATTCAGGAGAAAAAGTCTTTTTTGCCTCTGTCCACTCCCCAGTGTGTCACTGAGCCAGCTTTGGGGGCAGGACAGATGGGGAAGAAGCCAGATGCAGCAAGCCAGCACCCACACCACTCTGCCAGGGTTCCGTGGGggcagcagccccttccccagggagGTGAAGCTGCTCCAGTGCCCACCCAGGCTGGAGGaggcagcagagccagccccagcccccagccccactcacTGAGCCAGCGCTCCAGCTGCCCGCCGCCAGCCATGGCTGCGTGCCCGTGCCCCTGTGCCCGCGGGAAGCGGCTCCGGGCGGCCAGGGCAGCCCGCGCGAGGCTGCCGGGGTGGAAGtgctcctgtggctgctgtgggtGTGGGCTCAGcacaagccctgagctcctccccTCAGTGGCTGCAGAGTAACCGTGAGAACGGAATCAAAGTCACCACGTTGATTTAATAATTAGAAGGGCATCAGACAGAAGAGGATAAAACATCTCAGTCTCGTGATCAGGGGTGTTTTCAGCAGAATCATGTGCATGACACAGTGCACAGGAAACCCCCCCTCTCAGCAGCTCACTCAGCCTGGTAGGACACCAAGGCAGCTAAGAGGGCAACAGctataatatatatctatatatataaaaaaatacccCCCCTGCTGTATTTATTGGGGAACAGTGTTGTGTAGCTGTAGGTACCCTCTCCAAAAAGAATCCGATCTGCTGCTTTCAGAAGTTCATTTCCTTTCTGTCCACACAGTCTGAATTTAAATGCTGATACGTGTCTTCttctcccaccctgccaagcaggctCCTTGCACGAGACAGCATCAGGATGGAGCTGAATCTGGACTTGGTTCCTCTGCCAGACGAAGTGGCTTGTGCTTGGTGCAGGTTCCTACAGACGTGGGGCCAGCCCAGACACCTGTCTGGCCTGAAGCCCAGCTCGTCTGCTCGGAGAGGATCACACAGGTGCCACCTGCGCCATCCCAGTGCACGGCCTGGCAGCGTCACTGATGTCCTGTCAGCTGGACAGGGCTCTGTGTATGCGGCCACACACCTCCTCAGCTCCCAGGGTCACCATCATCTCTGCCACGCTGGGGCCGTGCTGCAAACGGAGAGAGTCACTGAGCACAGGAACCGACCTGCCCAGCCCGTGCCTGTGCATCACAGACTGCTGCCAGCCCGGCCCAGAGGCACCTGAAGGGCTGGCACCAGAGCTGAGCCAGGACTAGGCTCTGGAGAACTTCTGTAAACCGCGGGTTTGAGCTCTGTGAAAGCACACTGCACATCATCTCAGAACTGCTGTTTACCTGCTGCCCGCTGAGCGCCAGGCGCAGCAGCTGCATCATGCTGCTGTACTTAGTCTCTCTGGTCTGCTTCTGCACACTTCTCAGCTCTCTGTTCAAATcctccacagtcagggcagctgCTGGCCTTGTCAGGAGCCTTTGGGGAAGGAGGTGTCCTGACACTCTGGGGACATGGAAACCACAGGGCTCCCACCCCtcacccctgccctgtgccaggatgctccctctcctccccagtaGCAGAGCTCATTCAAAAGAGCTCATTCAAAAGTTTCAACTACAAAATTATGCCACAGACCTGGAAAACCACCAAAAAAGCAGTAATTCTGACTGTTTTCAGAGATGAGGAGCCATTGCTGCCACTACTCAGCTCAGAGAGCAGCACACTTACCCTGAGACCAGTTTTCCTATTTTATCTACTTCTGCAGAAATCGTTTGTAGCTGCTGCCGGGACACCGAGGGCCTGACCCACAGGTAGGAGTAACCACTCGACACCAGATCCTTCAGGAGGCTTATGTGGCCCTGTGGGAGGGAAGCAAAGCTGGCAAGGCAGAGGGCTGTGCTGTGGAGGAAGCAATTCCTCAGCCTGGAGGATGGGGGCACAGCACTCTGCCACTACCCATACCTTTCTCAGCAGAAGGACTCGCTCCACATATTGCTCTTCCAGAACATCTGGATCCACTTGCTGCTGCCCATAGACGAGCtccaccagcccctgcagctccctgacGAGCTTCTGGCGCAGCCCTTGGTTCTCAATGTGACGGCTGAGGTGAATCCTGCAGCACAGCAAAGAGCTGCTTTTGGAGTGCTTTGGGTTGCCTCAGATCACCCCAACCACGTCtctcagaatattctgagctggaagagaccctcagggatcatcaagtccaactcttaaggGAATAGCCCATCTGGGAACTGAACTCTCAACTTTGGCATTCTTAGCACCATCCTCTGACCAACTGAGCTAAAACTGTGGAAGTGTTAGAAAAGCAGCACTAAACCAGAGTCAGACACTCTACAAACAAGCATTTAGCTCAGGTGCCCCACAGGGAACTGATGATGAGGCCACCTTAGCAGCACAATGTCCTAGGAGCACGAGTGTACTTGCAGAAGAACCTTCTGGAAGTGTTAACTCTTTTTAGATGTTATTTTCTTAGGTTATAAGCATAAGACTTTAGATCCTCTCAGCTACACCCACCCTCTCTCTAGACTTTCAGTGCTACCAACCCCAGAGTCCAAGCACAGAATGGGAGAAGAGGCAGGAACTGTGTGAGCAGAAACTTATGGTTCCTCTTAGCACGGCCCAACAAGTGCTGCACCAGGATCCAACAAACAAAACTCCAGCCAAAGCCAAGTGCTAGAAATAAATTCTCACTGACATGGTGCTTACTACATTTTAAAGCTACCACTAATTTTTTACCTGTTGAATTCTGGGAGTGCTTCGAGGTCCAGGAGAGCAGAATGAGTTGTAATTCTGCTTACTTCAAACTGGGAGATCAGCTCCTCCAGAGTCCTCCCCATCTGTTTCTCTGCAACACAAGCCAGAGGGAATCACAGGGCTGTGCTCTCCTCGGGCACGGGGCTGGGAGCATGCTGAGCAAAGGTGACACAGGACAGCCACCCGCGCAgtaccagcagcagcaggggtgtCCCaggagggaagcagcagcaggcacactGCCATGCTGCCCTCTCCTCCCTGCTTTGCTGCAGAGGCACTGGGAACTAGGACGTTCTGCTTGGCTCCATCACCTTCCTCAGCAGAGCCCCTCTGCCTCAGTTGGCCAGAGAAGTCACACTCAGCCAGGAGCAGGCACTGCCCAAGCAAGATTCATTCCCAAGCAGAGCTCTCAGAACACAAGTTAATTTGTGATCCCCAACAGCAAAAACCACAAAAGGAGACATTGACTCAACTCCTTGTGGTCTGTCAGGTTAAAGGAAAGGTGGCACAGGTGCCAGACAACACTGCAATCACTAACCACAGACTGCAAGCTTTCTCAAGGCTTCACAGAGTTTCTCAGCCTTGAAGGGAGGGTTTTCCCAAGGGAGAACCCATTAAGCACCTGATTCAATTTTaatggctgcacagcagcaggaagatttcCACCATCCCAGCTCCTTCCACAGGAGCTCTGCAGAAGGCCCGGTGGCAGCTCAGCGACTGGCTGGTTGTGTGACACCCATTCCCTGACCCCTCCAAACACAGACAGGATCTCAGCTATTAGAGCAAACCCTCCGTGCCACGAAGCCAGCATGAGGCGGGCGGGCAGGCAGGAGCCCGTGGCGGTACCTGCGAACCCCGAGCCGCAGTTGGTGACCATGTCCAGCAGCGCCTCTGGCAGGAAGCCGTCCCGAGCAAAGCGCTCCAGGAAGATGTCCCCCTGCCTCTTGGACAGCTTGGCCCCGTCCTTGTTCAGCAGCAGCGGCAGGTGCCCGAACCGGGGCGGCTCCCAGCCCAAGGCCTTGTAGAGCAGCAGGTGCTTGGAGGTGGAGGCCAGCCACTCGGTGCCGCGCAGCACGTGGGTGATGCCCATGTGGTGGTCGTCCACCACGCTGGCCAGGTGGTATGTGGGGAAGCCGTCCCCCTTGAGGATCACGGGGTCGCCCTCCACCTCTGCCACCTCGTGCTTGCTCCAGCCGTAGACCAGGTCCTGGAAGGGCTGCACGCCCCTCTCCAGGCGGAAGCGGATGACGCACTCCAGGCCCTGGGACAGCTTCTGGGCCACCTCCGAGGCCGTCAGGTGCCGGCACCGGTTGTCGTACCTGGGGGAGATGAGCACCATCTCAGGCACCAGGGCTTCTGCTCAGCACAGGCCAACGCCACCAGCTGTTTCTACATGCCCAAAACCCTAAGCAGACACCTGAATTTCAGCCGTAACCCGCCCACTGCACATCCAAACACCTCCTCTCTGGAGGGTGACGGAGCCTCCTCCCTCCACGGGCAGGAGGCACAGCCGGAGCTGCGAGGctcagggcaggggacagggtcAGACACGCACCGCGGGGTCTGCTGGCGGCGCAGCGCGTCCCGGCGGAGCAGCTGCAGGCGCTGCGGGCTGCAGAAGCAGCGGTAGGCGGCCCCGCTGGCCAGCAgcgccgcgcccgcccgcccgtACAGCTCCAGCCGCTGCGACTGCACGTAGggccccgcggggccgccccgcccggGGCTCTCGTCCGGGGGAATACCTGCAACAGCGGCACGGACAGAGGCAGTAAGCAGCCGGGCTGCCAAACAGCCCGGAGAAAGGCAGTGAGACCCACCCTCCAGCTGAGTACAGTTAGCCTTTACAAGAAAGGTAAGGATTCAGCAGGTGGAAAATGAAGGATGCTTCTAAATACCTGCCCAGTCCAACATATCTTCTATTccttctgcagctccaggcacCACCCGATTCTGATCTGTATCCTCCACTCTTAAAATAAAGGTTCCTTGGTACTTTTTGGCAAAGATATAATTGTACAAAGCAGTCCTAAGGCCACCTAAATGCAGAAAACCTGTAATCGTGGGGAAATCAGAGGAGGCGGTCACAAAGGAGACCCAGAGGAGAGTTCTAAATATGAGCTGGAAGGGCGCTGGATGCTGCCTGCGATGGCAGCGGCACCGAGGCGGGAGCAGCACCGCACTCGGGGCACGTCCAGCTCcgggggcactggctctggaaGTAACTCATGGATGACTGCTGCCAGGAACAGAGTCCCCAGAGTGACCTGGCAATGTCCGACAAGCGGGCACACGCCAGGAACAGCACGGCCACGGTACACCGTGACCCCGCACGGCGGGAGGGCACCGGGGCACGCTGCAGGGGCGAGCTCGGAACTCCGGCAGGAGCACTCCGGGCAGCCAGCAGCCACCACACCTCCAGAGCCCGAATTTATATTTTCAACCCAAaaccccgccccgccacagcgcAGCCCGGGGGTGGGCAGGGGCGGGGCTGCCGAGGGGTCGGTTACCTGTGGGGCTGGGCCCGAAGCGGACCCGCGGCCCCCGCTCGGGTCCGGGTCCGGGTCCCGGTGCCgatcccggtgccggtgccgatcccgatcccgatcccgccgCGCAGCGCAGCGCGCGCAGAGCTCGCGCCATCCCGCCACGCGCCCACGTGGCCGCGGCGCCGCTTCCGCCTGGCCCCGCAGCCAATCCCCGTGCGCGCCGCCGCCGGGGGCGGGGCCTCCCTTAAAGGCGCCACTAGCCGGTTCGTCCGGTCGCGCGAGGGGACCTCGGCCGCCGCCACGGGCCCGGCAGCGTGGGGCAGTTCCGGTGCCCGGAGCGCTGAGCGGAGGGTCCGGCTCCCCTCCCGCCTCCCGGCGCGGCGCGgccggtgctgcaggggggcGATCTGGGGGTCACCGCCGCCCCCACGCTGAGAGGCGGGCGGGGGTGACTACGGGAGCCGGCGCGGTCCAGCAGCGGCGGGGCGGCGTTTCCCGGCGTGCCCCGCGGCGGATTGTACACAATCATCatggccgccgccgctgccgccgccgatGGTACGAGCGCGGCCGGGAGCGCGGAGCCCGCGGTGGCCGCAGCGCGGGGTATCGGGAGCCCGCGGGGTCCGGAGCCCGCGGTGCCGGTGcagggggcggcggggcgggccggggggcgCCAGCGCGGGGAGCCGGCCCCGGACACGCTGCGGGCAGCGCtccggggccggagcggggccgggccggggcagctgCCGTGGGCCGGGATCTTCCTGTCCGCTCCCCGCAGGTGCCGAGGAGCCGGGCATGGAGGCGGAGGCGCAGGAACTGCCGCtgggctgcggcggggcgggcggctcgCCGGCGGCGGGGCGGTCTCCGGACGGCGAGGAGCGCCGGGAGCCCCCGCAGGCGTCTGTCAGCAACGGCAGCGACGAGGACGGCggcagggagctggtggagctgAAGGTGATCTGGAACAAGAACAAGTACGACGTGAAGTTCTGCCTGGACAGCACGGGAGCCGAGCTCAAGCAGAAGATCCACTCGCTCACAGGTGCGTGGGGCCGCCGCCGCCTGCCGCGcctcccccgcgccgccgccgctcctaATCGCTGTGCTTGCCCCTAGGCCTCCCGCCCGCCATGCAGAAGGTCATGTTCAAGGGACTGCTGCCCGAGGAGAAAACCTTGCGGGAAATCAAAGTAACGAACGGAGCGAAGATAATGGTTGTGGGCTCTACCATCAACGACGTGTTAGCAGTAAATACACCCAAAGAGGCTGCTCAACAGGACGTCAAAGCtgaggaaaacaaaaaggagccactttgcagacAAAAGGTAACTAATATCTCAATAACTGCTGGTGTGGGGGAGTAACACTTTGGATTTTATACACCTTTctttatatgtgtgtgtatttGAGAAGGCTGTTATCCTTGGCATTATGTTGGAGTTCCACTCGTTTTGATAATTACTTGGCAGTATTTTGGAAGTGCACATTGAAGTTTGAAAGTCACTGATGCCCGTGTGATCAATGCCTGTGAACAGCCCTCAGCTGTGTCTCAGTGCCATTGGGATGTGGtcagggggcagctgcaagcacaCTGCAAACTTTATATGATTCCTGtgaatttaatttctgtttttGTGTTGCAGCAACACAGAAAAGTGTTGGACAAAGGAAAACCTGACGACGTGATGCCTTCTGTCAAAGGCGTGCAGGTGCGTGAATAAAGCCTTGAGACGCTCAGAGTCACAGAGAGACTTCTCTGTGGTTTGAGACCCTTCCCAGTGGTTCAGTGGTTCCTTGCTGTTGTGGCAGAAGGCTGGAGGGATGGGTGGTCCTTTGCTGAGAAAGCTGGGGGTTTGTGTGtttcctgcccagccctggcgtGACCGGTGCGTCTCGTTGCAGGAGCGGCTGCCCACGGTGCCGCTGTCCGGCATGTACAACAAGTCAGGGGGCAAAGTCAGGCTGACCTTCAAACTCGAGCAAGACCAGCTCTGGATTGGTACAAAAGGTGAGCACCTCTCAGCCTCGGGGATGAGCACTTGGTGACTGGGCTGTGACTGAACTGTGTGACCTAGAAAAGCTTCTCCTCTGACTAAACTGTGTTTAGGGAATGATGTTGGTGTTGCAGCGCTTCTAAAAGCTTTGTTTCCTTTCCTCACGTGCCATTCTCCCAGGGCATTGAATAGTACTTGATACTCCGCATCAGTTCCTGGAAAACTGCAGTTCAGTGGTGTCAGCAGACTGAGGGTCCAAGGTGCTGTTCCTGGCTCCAAATGTCAATGGGCATTCTGGCATATCTCAAAGCACTCCATAAGCAGCATGGATTTGATGCCAGCAGTACACAGGGGCCCAATGGCTTAGACAAGACTTGGAGGGAAAACTCAGAGCTGGGATAGAAACTGGGAGTGTTGGCATCTCTGGCACTCCCTGTCCTTCCAGCTGAAATGATGTGAATGTCTTGTCTCAGTAATGCCCAGCTGTGGTGCTGTGCAGAGGGCTTGGTGTGCAGTGGCGAGtgctgccaggaggagctggggatgaTGTGCCTTGCTGAGGATGTCTGTGTCCTGGTTGTGCCTGGGATGGAGTTAGTTTTCTTCCCAGGGGCTgttttgggttgggatgggagcAGTGCTGATAACAGTGGATGTTTTGGTTGTGGCTGTGCAGTGCTTCCCTCAGTCAAGGACTGTTTGGTGTCTCAGACACTGCCTCTGAGGAGGCATGCAAGGAGATGCAGGGAACTGGCCAGGACAGCTGGCCAGAGCTGGCCAAAGGAACATTTCCCACCATAGGGCATCATGGCCAGTATAAACTAGGGGCAGttggctgggagggactggtcaCTGAAGGGGGACAGGCTGGACATCAGTCAGCAGTGGGGAACAGCTGTATTGGGCATCACTGTTTTCTCTggagtttcttttttattttttttgtgacTATTATTATTACCATCAGTAGTAGTAGtatattttactttgtttcaGTCATTAAACTGTTCTTAGCTCAAACCACGCGTTTTTCACTTTTTCCCAGTTCTCCTTCCCATCTCAGTGGGGCAGAGGGAGTGAGGGGCTGCGTGGTGCTTAATTGCTGCCTGGGGCTGAACTGGGATCCCCCACCTGCCAAGGAAG from Melospiza melodia melodia isolate bMelMel2 chromosome 18, bMelMel2.pri, whole genome shotgun sequence encodes:
- the EARS2 gene encoding nondiscriminating glutamyl-tRNA synthetase EARS2, mitochondrial, with translation MARALRALRCAAGSGSGSAPAPGSAPGPGPGPERGPRVRFGPSPTGFLHLGGLRTALYNYIFAKKYQGTFILRVEDTDQNRVVPGAAEGIEDMLDWAGIPPDESPGRGGPAGPYVQSQRLELYGRAGAALLASGAAYRCFCSPQRLQLLRRDALRRQQTPRYDNRCRHLTASEVAQKLSQGLECVIRFRLERGVQPFQDLVYGWSKHEVAEVEGDPVILKGDGFPTYHLASVVDDHHMGITHVLRGTEWLASTSKHLLLYKALGWEPPRFGHLPLLLNKDGAKLSKRQGDIFLERFARDGFLPEALLDMVTNCGSGFAEKQMGRTLEELISQFEVSRITTHSALLDLEALPEFNRIHLSRHIENQGLRQKLVRELQGLVELVYGQQQVDPDVLEEQYVERVLLLRKGHISLLKDLVSSGYSYLWVRPSVSRQQLQTISAEVDKIGKLVSGLLTRPAAALTVEDLNRELRSVQKQTRETKYSSMMQLLRLALSGQQHGPSVAEMMVTLGAEEVCGRIHRALSS
- the UBFD1 gene encoding ubiquitin domain-containing protein UBFD1, with translation MEAEAQELPLGCGGAGGSPAAGRSPDGEERREPPQASVSNGSDEDGGRELVELKVIWNKNKYDVKFCLDSTGAELKQKIHSLTGLPPAMQKVMFKGLLPEEKTLREIKVTNGAKIMVVGSTINDVLAVNTPKEAAQQDVKAEENKKEPLCRQKQHRKVLDKGKPDDVMPSVKGVQERLPTVPLSGMYNKSGGKVRLTFKLEQDQLWIGTKERTEKLPMGSIKNVVSEPIEGHEDYHMMAFQLGPTEASYYWVYWVPTQYVDAIKDTVLGKWQYF